In Polaribacter sp. L3A8, a genomic segment contains:
- the cas9 gene encoding type II CRISPR RNA-guided endonuclease Cas9 (Cas9, originally named Csn1, is the large, multifunctional signature protein of type II CRISPR/Cas systems. It is well known even to general audiences because its RNA-guided endonuclease activity has made it a popular tool for custom editing of eukaryotic genomes.) translates to MAKILGLDLGTNSIGWAIVEKDINEFSLIDKGVRIFSEGVNIEAKTSSESSKAAQRTDYRSGRKLKYRRKLRKLELLKVLSDNNLCPKLTDEELKLWRYKKIYPNNDEFRLWLSTDNQNDKLERKEQIKNPYAFRFNASSKKLDLNKISDKHELGRALYHISQRRGFLSNRLDTSDNSIVEEKNNDIEDIIQQANTSEELLKMYNDFLEAYDKTEANSKALFVLGRAFKSILKENTDETFDIVKEKLLERLNRKEFSGKVKSAISDLSIKIEEANCSTLGEYFYGLHKKGQKIRNNYTHREEHYLNEFHIICDKQNLPITLRTTIENAIFYQRPLKSQKGLVAKCPLENDKACVPISHPDFELFRMQGFINSIKIKPESQDKLRFLNTEEKSIIASLFYRKSKPNFDFEEIAKKLTPKHLKSGYYKDKNAKDFDVLFNFGNYTNVSSCPTIANLKSVFGDDWKAYLIENFNKKNKDNSSKTPHQIIDAIWHVLFRFDKTEKLKQFVIDYLDCDEDIAIKFSKIKLKQDYGSLSLKAIRNILPYLEKDLLYSHAVFLANMKTVLPQPIWNNEDDRKVINNEVFSIIENYNTYRNIVDIVNGTIKKVKDNQETWNGKNTFVVEAYKKDIEKSIQDYFGLKRWDLFSEEKKGVLLKNSFNLFSTQMELNSGRGEFLKKETLDERVKAFLRDNFNVSEDSLKNLYHPSAIEVYKKAKRSDKDGKLYLGSPLISSIKNPMAMRALHQLRKVINQLIKDDAVDENTIIRIEMARELKSANERTAIRQWQTDLQKKRTSFADEIKAIFKGEIKIDDCNDKIISEYEPTETDILKYQLWLEQNRVCLYTGKTICISDFIGANPKFDIEHTVPRSKSLDNSQINKTLCCSVYNRDIKKDKIPTECNNHEEIMPRINHWYAKYKSLENQIRDITKKVRGATTKENKDRYIQNRTKLRFEYNYLKSKYKTFTITEIPRGFKNSQSVDIGIISKYGNLFLKSLFSKVYPVKGRTTSNLRDIWGLDKKERINHAHHAKDAVVVACCEKDINDALASYYHNYEDYQFYGKPKPSFKHRIPWKGFNNDVNNFDNNTLISHHTPDVLPIQSKKAIRKRGIIQRNEKGEIKYQQGDAVRGALHKESFYGAIKREETNKKGEVEEVVKYVLRKPIDSFSDTDIKHIVDDKIKEIVTNARKEEKIIKKEIETLKKKINKVNDAEEVILKAEIEVLIHKMEHELYILPNKNGSPIPIKKIRYFATDVKVPLEIKKHRDASRHEHKQHYFAKNDSNYCMAIYEGIDGKGRVTRSNLLINNLEAGSYFKKSNVNNQLYPIAPEKDKNNNPLKYILIKGKMVLVYDKNPEELFEMDEQQLLERLFQITQLDVEKSAEIKLLHHTEAREKKTLTSIMGLKSGMKGGKNIGEHKKYPWIKVGVNSFDCLVEGYDFKINSIGKLEII, encoded by the coding sequence ATGGCAAAAATTTTAGGATTAGATTTAGGAACAAACAGTATTGGTTGGGCAATAGTAGAAAAAGATATAAACGAGTTTTCTTTAATTGATAAAGGTGTAAGGATATTTTCAGAGGGCGTAAATATTGAAGCAAAAACAAGTAGCGAAAGTTCTAAAGCAGCACAACGTACTGATTATAGAAGTGGACGAAAACTTAAATATAGAAGAAAATTAAGAAAGTTAGAACTATTAAAGGTCTTATCTGATAATAATTTATGCCCTAAATTAACTGACGAGGAACTAAAACTTTGGAGATACAAAAAAATATATCCTAATAATGATGAATTCAGATTGTGGTTAAGTACAGACAATCAAAATGATAAATTAGAAAGGAAAGAACAAATTAAAAACCCTTATGCCTTTCGGTTTAACGCTTCTTCCAAAAAACTAGATTTAAATAAAATAAGTGATAAGCACGAACTAGGTAGAGCTTTATATCATATTTCACAAAGACGCGGTTTTTTAAGTAATAGATTAGATACTTCGGATAATTCAATTGTTGAAGAAAAAAACAATGACATTGAAGATATAATTCAACAAGCCAATACTTCAGAAGAATTATTAAAAATGTATAATGATTTTTTAGAAGCTTACGATAAAACAGAAGCAAACAGTAAAGCATTATTTGTTTTAGGTAGAGCATTCAAATCTATTTTAAAGGAAAATACTGATGAAACATTCGATATAGTAAAAGAAAAATTATTAGAACGGTTAAATCGTAAAGAATTTTCAGGAAAAGTTAAAAGTGCAATTAGCGATTTATCAATTAAAATAGAAGAGGCTAATTGCAGTACTTTAGGAGAATATTTTTATGGTTTACACAAAAAAGGGCAAAAAATTAGAAATAATTACACCCATAGAGAAGAACATTATTTAAATGAATTCCACATTATTTGCGATAAACAAAACCTACCAATAACATTAAGGACAACTATTGAAAATGCTATCTTTTATCAAAGACCTTTAAAATCTCAAAAAGGATTGGTCGCAAAATGTCCTTTAGAAAACGACAAGGCTTGTGTACCTATTTCTCATCCTGATTTTGAATTATTTAGAATGCAAGGTTTTATTAATTCCATTAAAATAAAGCCAGAAAGTCAAGATAAATTAAGGTTTTTAAATACTGAAGAAAAGTCAATTATAGCATCTCTTTTTTATAGAAAATCAAAACCAAATTTCGATTTTGAAGAAATAGCAAAAAAATTAACACCTAAACATTTAAAATCTGGATATTATAAAGACAAAAATGCTAAAGACTTTGATGTCTTGTTCAATTTTGGAAACTATACAAATGTTAGCAGTTGCCCAACAATTGCAAATTTAAAATCTGTTTTTGGTGATGATTGGAAAGCTTATTTAATAGAGAATTTTAATAAAAAAAATAAAGACAATTCTAGTAAAACACCACATCAAATAATTGACGCCATTTGGCATGTGCTTTTTAGATTTGATAAAACAGAAAAACTAAAACAATTTGTAATTGATTATTTAGACTGTGATGAAGACATTGCAATCAAATTTTCAAAAATTAAATTAAAGCAAGATTATGGTTCGTTAAGTTTAAAGGCAATTAGAAACATATTACCTTATTTAGAAAAAGACCTATTGTACTCTCATGCAGTGTTTCTAGCGAATATGAAAACCGTTTTACCACAACCTATTTGGAATAATGAAGACGACAGAAAGGTAATAAATAATGAAGTATTTTCTATAATTGAGAATTATAATACATATAGAAATATAGTTGATATTGTTAATGGAACAATTAAAAAAGTAAAGGATAATCAGGAAACTTGGAACGGCAAAAATACTTTTGTTGTAGAAGCATATAAAAAAGACATAGAAAAAAGTATTCAAGATTATTTTGGTTTAAAACGTTGGGATTTGTTTTCCGAAGAAAAAAAGGGAGTTCTTTTAAAAAATAGTTTTAATCTTTTTTCTACTCAAATGGAATTAAACTCTGGTCGTGGAGAATTCTTAAAAAAAGAAACCTTAGACGAACGTGTAAAAGCTTTTTTAAGAGACAACTTTAATGTTAGTGAAGATAGCTTGAAAAATCTCTACCACCCTTCTGCAATAGAAGTTTATAAAAAAGCAAAACGTAGCGATAAAGATGGCAAACTATATTTAGGAAGTCCGCTTATATCTTCTATTAAAAATCCTATGGCAATGCGAGCGTTGCATCAACTTCGTAAAGTTATCAATCAACTAATAAAAGACGATGCTGTAGATGAGAATACAATTATTAGAATTGAAATGGCTAGAGAGCTTAAAAGCGCCAATGAAAGAACAGCTATTAGACAATGGCAAACTGATTTACAAAAGAAACGTACTAGTTTTGCAGATGAGATAAAAGCAATTTTTAAAGGAGAAATAAAAATAGATGATTGTAATGATAAAATTATTTCTGAATACGAGCCAACGGAAACAGATATTTTAAAATATCAACTTTGGTTAGAACAAAATAGAGTTTGTTTATATACTGGTAAAACTATTTGTATATCTGATTTTATTGGAGCAAATCCAAAATTTGATATAGAACATACTGTTCCTAGAAGTAAAAGTTTAGACAATTCACAAATTAATAAAACGCTCTGTTGTTCCGTTTATAATAGAGATATTAAAAAAGATAAAATACCTACCGAATGTAATAATCATGAGGAAATCATGCCAAGAATAAACCATTGGTATGCTAAATATAAAAGTTTAGAAAATCAAATTAGAGATATTACTAAAAAAGTAAGAGGAGCAACTACAAAAGAAAATAAAGATAGATATATTCAAAATAGAACCAAGTTACGTTTTGAATATAATTACTTAAAGAGTAAATATAAAACTTTTACCATAACAGAAATACCTAGAGGGTTTAAAAACAGCCAATCTGTAGATATTGGTATTATTAGCAAGTACGGAAACTTGTTTTTAAAATCATTGTTTTCTAAAGTGTATCCAGTAAAAGGAAGAACCACATCTAATTTAAGAGATATTTGGGGCTTAGATAAAAAAGAAAGGATTAACCACGCGCATCACGCAAAAGATGCAGTAGTTGTAGCATGTTGCGAAAAAGATATTAATGATGCCTTGGCAAGCTATTATCATAATTATGAAGACTATCAGTTTTACGGAAAACCAAAACCTTCCTTTAAACATAGAATACCTTGGAAGGGTTTTAATAATGATGTAAATAATTTTGATAACAATACACTAATTAGTCATCATACACCCGATGTTTTACCAATACAAAGTAAAAAAGCTATACGTAAACGTGGTATTATTCAACGAAATGAAAAAGGAGAAATTAAATACCAACAAGGTGACGCTGTAAGAGGTGCTTTACATAAAGAAAGCTTTTATGGAGCTATAAAAAGGGAAGAAACCAACAAAAAAGGAGAAGTTGAAGAAGTCGTAAAGTATGTATTGAGAAAACCGATAGATAGTTTTTCCGACACCGATATAAAACATATTGTTGATGATAAAATTAAAGAAATTGTAACTAATGCACGTAAAGAAGAAAAGATAATAAAGAAAGAAATTGAAACTTTAAAAAAGAAAATTAATAAAGTTAATGATGCAGAAGAAGTCATTTTAAAAGCTGAAATTGAAGTTTTAATACACAAAATGGAACATGAACTTTATATTTTGCCTAATAAAAATGGAAGTCCTATCCCAATAAAAAAGATTCGATATTTTGCAACAGATGTAAAAGTACCTTTAGAAATAAAAAAGCATCGAGATGCATCTAGGCATGAACACAAACAACATTATTTTGCAAAGAATGACAGTAATTATTGTATGGCTATTTATGAGGGAATTGATGGAAAAGGTAGAGTTACAAGATCTAATTTATTAATTAATAATTTAGAGGCAGGTAGCTATTTTAAAAAGAGTAATGTTAATAATCAACTCTATCCAATTGCTCCAGAAAAAGATAAGAATAATAATCCGTTAAAATATATTTTAATAAAGGGAAAAATGGTTTTGGTTTATGATAAGAATCCTGAAGAATTATTTGAAATGGATGAACAACAATTACTGGAACGTTTATTTCAAATAACACAATTGGATGTTGAAAAATCTGCAGAAATAAAGTTATTACATCATACTGAAGCTCGAGAAAAGAAAACTCTAACATCTATTATGGGACTAAAAAGTGGTATGAAAGGAGGGAAAAATATTGGCGAGCACAAAAAATATCCATGGATAAAGGTAGGTGTTAATAGTTTTGATTGCCTTGTAGAAGGTTATGATTTTAAGATAAATTCAATTGGAAAACTAGAAATAATATAA
- a CDS encoding cold-shock protein translates to MSKGTVKFFNETKGFGFITEEGVDKDHFVHVSGLIDEIREGDEVEFDLQEGNKGLNAVNVKVI, encoded by the coding sequence ATGAGTAAAGGTACAGTAAAGTTTTTCAACGAAACAAAAGGATTTGGTTTTATTACTGAAGAAGGAGTAGACAAAGATCATTTTGTACACGTTTCTGGTTTAATTGATGAAATTAGAGAAGGTGACGAAGTTGAATTTGACTTACAAGAAGGAAACAAAGGTTTAAACGCAGTTAACGTAAAAGTTATCTAA